The genomic stretch AACGAGCAATGCACTGAGCACGTGCGTGGTGTAGCGCTTCAGCCAGGCATGGAGTACGCCACCGGCCATGCTTTCCAATGTCCCGCTGAGGCGGTCCACGGCGTGCAGGAAAACCGCCAGGCCAGTGAGCACCAGCAACACGATGCGCAGCAAATGCACCTCACCGCCGACTTCCATGCACCAAAGCACAGCGCCCAAGGTTCGCTGTGCGTTAAATGCCCCATGATAATTGTCAACGTTGGAAGCGCGGCGATTTGAACACGCGCAGGGTCTTCCGCTAGCGCTCCGCAGGGTGCCTTGCCATTTCTAGTTTTGAGCAGCCCCGCGACCCCACCATCGCCCCGTCCTTCAACACCTACCGCCTGCCAACCGCACGCTGCTTCGCGGATAAGAGCAGGTGATAGACCCCAACTGCGCGCAGGCCCGCCGGTGGTGGTATCCAACAACGTGCCCTCGACAGGGCCTTCGTGCCGCGCCGGCGTGTTGGTGAAGGCGGCAGCGGCTACTGCGGGATCATCAGGTTCCACACCAACAGGACGAACCAGAGGCCCAAGGCCAGAATGAGGAGTTGGCCGGCTTGCCGCATATAGCGGTGCTTGGCATGGGCGATGCGGGCGCTGATGTGCACCTGATGCAGCAGCCCGGGCAAGGGGTCCTCGTTCTCGGAGGCCAGGAAACGCTCCTGGAATTCCGCCTGGCCCATGGAAGCGATGTCGCCGAAGAACGTAATGCCCGGCTGGCCGGTGCGCTTGGTGCGGGGCAGCAGGGCCACCATGGCCAAGAGGATGGAGCAGACCGTGGCCAGCAGCATGAGGATGGTGCCGGTAACGGCCAGCTCGCCCCAAGGTGAGGGCAAGGCGCGCAGGCGCACCTGGCTGGTGAAGGTGAGCGCCGCGGCCAGCAGCGTGTTGGCACCGAAGAGGGCCCGGATCTTCTCATCGGCCGCACGGATATGCAGGCCGATGCGTTCCAGGGTCCGTTCCGCCTGGCGTACCTCTTCAGACCGGCCAGTAGGGGCGCTTGTGATCATCGCGCAAGTGTAGCGGGGCGCTTCGCTGGCCAGGTTTCTGGTATGTGTCCACCGATCTAACAGTACAATACGGCGTGCTGCGGCACCGGCTGCGTTGCCTTCAAACACGCGCAGGGTCTCCCGCATCCCGTGGCCTTGCGAGGGACGGTGGCCCTGGCTCAATCATGGCCTCTACCTTCAACACCTACCGCCCGCCAAAGGCAGGCTGCTTCGCGGATAGGAGAAGGTGATGGTCCTGGCTGAGTCGCAGGGTCTTGAAGCCGAAGCCCCTGCGGAGGTCTAAAGGAGAGCTGGCCCAAGGTGCGCGACTGGAAGACCTTCAACGCGTGGTTCAGCTACCACGTGGGCAGCATGGCGTGGGACTTGATGCCGGAGCTGCCACTGGAGCATGACGATGACTGAAGGCCAAGCTGAAGGTGATCGTGAAGCTACCCTGCGCCTTCGGCTACGAACGTTGATGCCGGTAATACGCCAGGAAGCCCAGTCCGATCCCGGCTAGTGCGAGCGCATAGCCCAGTGCGACCGAAACGAAGGAGGCCCGGGCGCTGATGCAGAACAGCACCAGGCCGCCGCACCAGAGCAGCAGGTGCGGCGTGCGGACCGGATGCGCGGCCGGGAAGGGCCTGCCCAGAAGCGGTGCGAAGCGCGCGCGGTCCAGGTACAGCAGGGCGAGGTTCATCAGGAAGAAGAAGCCCAGGACATAGGGTGTGCCGCGCCAGTGAAGGCTGATGGTGACGGCAATCATGTTCACGAGCATGGGCACCAGCATTACGGCGCCGAGGGTGCGCAGCAGGAGCGTGAAGAGCAGGAAACCGATCACCGCCTCGCTGTACGCAATGAACACCGCATAGGTCCCGAGGCCGTACTCGGCAAGTTCCTCCTCCAGCCATACCGGACCCATCACGCCCGGAAAAGCGTGCTGCGCGAACACTTTGCTCATGCCGCCCCCGATGAAGAGAACGCCGAGCCCAAGGCTCAAGGCATGGCCAAGGCGACGCTGCCACATGCCACAAGATCGGCTTTTGTGCGGTAATGCCTTCGCAGGCCGTCACGCAGTGGACCCTGAACCTCCGGGGGTCTCCCGCAGGGGACCCTGCGCGCCCACCGAACCGCAGGGTCCCCTCCTTCGTCGGGAGACCCTGCGGAGGTAAGAGGTCACGGCGGGAGGAACCGTGAACAGCGAACTAGGCCTGGACCACTGCTACAGCCACCCGGACATTGATTGAAAGACCATTGCATTGGCGTTGGTGGTGGCCGAGTGAAGTGGTGGATGAGTCCTTTGGCGCAAGTCGTTGTCTTCGCAAACAACCTGTCAGATTGAGTCCAGGTGAGATCCAGGTTAACCTTCATCACTTCGACGCGTCGGCAGTTGATGTTCCGGGCCAACACGCCTAGCTTCGATGCGAACCCCATCCTATGCACATGGAACGGATCACCACACTGGCGCTCTTCGTCGCCGCGATCGCCGCAACGGACCTCAACGCGCAAACCAGCGGTAAGATGGATTTCACCCCCGGCGACCGGGTGATCTTCTTCGACAGCCTGAAGAACGAGCAGGTCGGTGAATTCCCCTCCAAGTGGGACCTGGTGAAGGGCTCGATGGAAGTGACCGAGTTCGAAGGCGCACCGGCCATCGCATGGGCGAGCAACCAGGCGGCGATCAAGCCTTTGATGAAGAGCGCGAGCTATCTGCCCGAATGGTTCACGCTGGAGTTCGAAGCCTACTTCCACTACAAGGGCAACGAAGGTTATTACCTGAAGCTGCAAGGGACACCGGCCATTGAGATCCGGGTGAACATCGATTACATCCAATACAAGGGAGAGAACAGCAGCCGCTCTCAGAAGACCGGACACACGCCCGGCTGGCGTGAAGTGGCGCTCTCCTTCAACAAGCGCGCGCTCAAGATCTACCTGAACGGCGAGCGGCTGGTGAACGTGCCCAACGTGACCGAGCAGCCCAAGTGGATGGAGATAAACGCGCTGAACCACAGCGGGCCGCAGGGCTTCCCCGCCATGATCCGCAACGTGCGCCTGGCCGAAGGCGGCATGCCGCTTTACGACCGCTTGATCACCGATGGGCGCTTCGCCACGTATGGGATCACCTTCGACGTGAACAAGACGGAGATCAAGCCCGCAAGCCAACCGGTGCTCGATGAGATCGCCGCCATGCTGAAGGCACATCCCGAGCTGCGCGTTTCCGTTGAAGGGCACACTGATGGCGATGGCGCCGACGATGCCAACATGAAGCTCTCGCAGGGCCGGGCCGCTGCGGTGAAGGCGGAGCTGGTGAAGGCCGGTGTCGCCGCCGATCGCCTCGAAGCAAGGGGCTGGGGTGAAACGAAACCCGTGGCCGGCAACGACACCCCCGAGGACAAGGCGCGCAACCGGCGCGTTGAAGTGGTGCAGTTGAAGTGAGAACTTCGTCGTGGCTGGCGCTCCGCTACCGCTCCTTCACCCACCGCGCCGCCCGAGGGAATACCCCATCGCCATCAAGGACAACGGTGTAAAGGCCAGGCACCAAGCCAGCGACGTCGATTACTGCCTCCGCAGGCCCTCACGCAGTGGACCCTGCGGTCCCAGGCCAACCGCCACCCTGCTGCCGCGAGTTTGCAACTCGTGGCTACACGCAATTGGAATATTCGAACCGCAGCAGCGCCTCCCGTCCACGGAATCCTATGCCGCGCTGTGTGCCAGCCGCAACTGCATGCGGCCGAAGGTGCAAGCACGCGCGTCGACGGACCTGATCCATGAAGCTGGACCGCCCGCCCGGCCTTCCTCGCCTTCTCGGTACTTTTCCGCACCTTCGGTCATCCCACCCTACCCTGCCATGCGCACCATTCTCATCCTGTTCGCCACTGCCGCTGCGCTCAGCGCGCACGCCACCATCCACCGCGTGAACAACACCGGCATCGCGGTGCCCTTCACCACCTTGCAGGCCGCGCACGATGCGGCGGCCAATGGCGATACCCTCCATGTGGAGCCCAGCGGCAGCAGCTATGGTGCATGCACCTTCATCAAGCCCTTGGTGGTCATCGGGCCGGGCTACTTCCTGAATTTCAACACCGGCCTTCAGGCCACGGCGGCCACGGCCATCACCGGCGGGTTGGTCTTTCAGGCGGGGAGCGAAGGTGCCGTGGTGAGCGGCCTGGACGTGCAGGGCGCCACAAGCGTGCGGGCGAGCTTCGTGCGGATCGAGCGTTGCCGATTCTCGGCTGGCGGGGCGGACCTGTCGATCGCCTATCCGGTGGGCTCACTGGACCTCACCGGCATCGTGGTGAACGGCTGCCACGTGGCGAATGGCTTCGTGGTGGGCTACAGCGGAACCACCATCAATGATCTGACGATCAGCAACACGATCGCGCGCACGTTCAACTTCGCAACGGGGGGCAGCACGTCCGGCGAGTTGATCAACTGCATCGGGCTGGGCAGCGGCACCACCGCGCTCTTCGGCGGCAGCGGCATGTCCATCAGCAACTGCGTATTCGGGCCCTTCGTCACGCCGGGCACCTCGGCCTATGCGAACAACATCTTCGCCGCGGACCCCGTGCCGGCCACCAATGGCAACCAGATCAACGTGGACCTGAGCACCGTGTTCGTGGGCGGCACGGGCGATGCGCAATACCAGCTCGCCGCTGCATCGCCCGGCATCGGTGCCGGCACCGGAGGAGCGGATTGCGGCATCTTCGGCGGCATCGAGCCCTACCGGCTCAGCGGCATTCCGCCGGTGCCCAGCATCTTCACGCTGAGCGCGCCCACCAGCACGGACCAGGGAACACCGCTGCAGGTCACCATCAGTTCACGCGCCAACGACTGAGGCCATGGCACGCCTGCTATCCTTCCTTGTGGCTGCGGCTACTGCGGTCACGGCTGCGTCCGCGCAAGAGCTCCAGCGCGGCGAGTACTATTTCGATGTGGATCCCGGCTTCGGCAATGGCACGGCCATCACCTTCACGCAGGCCGCGGAAGTGTCGCTGCCCCTGTCGCTCGATGTGAGCGCACTGGCACCGGGCGGGCATGTGCTCGGGGTGCGCATGATGGATGATGCCGGCCACTGGGGCCTCACCAGCCGCAGGCTCTTCATGGTGCGCAGCATGGCTCCCGGTGGCGACATCGTGCGCGTGGAGTACTTCCTCGATGTGGATCCGGGCTTCGGCAATGCCACTGCGATGGCCACAGCCGCAGCTCCAGAGATCAATGGCCTGCTGCTGAATGTGCTCACCGACGCGCTCGCGGCCGGTCCGCATACGCTCTCGGTGCGTTCGCTGTCCTCCACCGGCGCATGGTCGCTCACGAACTCCATCACATTCGATGTATTCGTGGGCATCGAGGAGCTGGAGCGGCTGGGCATCGCGGCCGGGCCGAATCCGATGGCGGATGAACTGGTGCTTCGGCGCACATCCAGCGGAGCTCGCGTCGCTGTGGACTTGCTGGATGCCCAAGGCCGGTTGCTGCGCAGTGAACTTTGGTCGAGCGATCGCCTTGTCCTTTCGACCGGCGATCTGTCCGCAGGAAGCTACCTGCTGCTGCTGCGGATGGAGGGGAGGGATCCCCTTGTGCTGAAGCTGGTGAAGCCCTGAGAGCGTTAGCCTCCGCAGGGACTCCCGACGCAGGAGGGGACCCTGCGGCACTGTAAGCGCCCACTCCAGGGTTCCCTACGAGATACTTTGCGGAGGCGTGAACGAGCCGGGCTGATGCTGGCGCACACCAGAGTCTATCTCAAGAAATGATTCTAGCAGCGAGCGAGAGCTAATCCGCGACCAGGCAAGGCACGGGAACCGAGCATGGCCTATAGCTCATTGAAGCTTTCCGCAACGCCGCATGGGAGCGGAAGACCCTCGCGCAGCCCAAAGGGTATTCGTGCGACAGCCTCTAGGTCAGCTGCAATCTCATGCTGATTGTGTCCCCACACCGGGATTCTTCCTTGAACCCGGCTTTCTGGTAGAGTTTCAGCGCCGGGGCATTCGACGCATCCACCGCGAGCGCGACGAACGCCCCCGTGTACGCGAAAGTGCGTCGGCCGAAATCGATCCCTTGCTGAAGCAGGTCCATGCCATGGCCCCTGCCGACCAGGGCCGGATGCAACGCCATGCCGATCCACATGACCTGTTCCACGAAAGTGAACTCGAACAAGCCGACCAATGCGCGCTCATGGCATACGGCGAACCCGGTGCAGCCACCCGGACCTTTCAGCGCACCCATGCCGTCCTGCGCGGTGAAGTAGGGGTCCATGAACAACTGCTTCTCGTGCCCGGTGTACCGCCATGTCGCGATCTCCCTGGCTTGCGCGACCGTGATCGGATGGAAGTCGAGGATCATGCTGTGATGCGGTGCCGCGTACAGGATCACACAATGTACGCCGCAGTGCAGGAGGCGCTCTCCGTGGCAGGCGGTGCAGGCGCCCGCATTCGCGAGCGAGCGTCCACGCTCGTGCTCTGCCTGCCCTGCACCACCGCCGGGCCTCCTGAGGCATGTGGGGAGCCTGCGGCCATGGCGTACTGCAGGGTCCACTGAGAGTGACCACGCGTGCCCTTCGGCCTTCGAAGGGTCTTCCGTGCTCGGGGACCCTGGGTGCCGTGCTATTTGAAGATTTGAGCGGCTTGGCGCCCCCCAATCGCCCCAACCTTCGACACCTACCACTGGCCAAAGGCAGGCTGCTTCGCTGACAAAGGAGAAGCTGATCGTTGAGGGGAGGTGACGATCCTCACGCAATGCCCAGACCATTACGCGGACATTCGTGTCCGATATCTCCTCAACATGAGCGGCAGGCACAACATCGCGTTCGGTTTCCTCTTCATGGGCCTCTTCATGGTCTATGGTTTCCTGCTCATTTACCTGCGCGATTTTTCGCCGGACAAGGAAGCGTGGATCGCGAGCGATGGGAACGGCCCGCACTTCGAAGCACGCCTGGCCCATGTGCACGGCAACCTGTTCGCCTTCCTCAACATCGTGATCGGTTTCCTGCTCCTGCGCAGCGCCATGCCCGCCAAGCAGCACCGCACCATTGCATGGCTGGCGCTCCTGGGCATGTTGATGCCGGTGGGCATCCTGCTGGAGATCTACCTGCATGCCTCGCCCATCTTCGTGCTCCTCGGCGCCGTGCTCATCGTGCTCGCCGTGGTGCTCTTGGGCCTTTACTTCCTGCGTAACAAAGACCCCCTTTCATGAGAACCGTCCTCATTGCTATTGCCATCACCGCCGCCATGCACACCAACGCCCAAGACCCTGCTGCGCGCCTTGCGGACGCCGCCGCCTACGATGCGGCCAAGTTCCAGAACACCTTGGTGCTGAACAACGGGAACGCCAAGGCGATGGTGTTCGCGCTGAAAGCAGGTCAGGATGTTCCGCCGCATTCCTCACCTGCGGATGCGCTCTTCACGGTGCTTGATGGGGAGGCCACCGTGACCATCAAGGACGTGGTGCACCAGGTGGCAGCCGGTGAGTACATCCTGCTACCCATGGGCGTCGATCACCACATCAAAGCGGCGAGCGATATGAAGTTCATGCTGGTGAAGTAGGTCGACCGTGAGGGCTTCTGCGCCCACCACGCGTGTGATCGCGGTCGTGAAGGACCCGCCCCACCGCGCATGTGCGCCTTAAGCCCGCGCAGGCTC from Flavobacteriales bacterium encodes the following:
- a CDS encoding OmpA family protein; translated protein: MERITTLALFVAAIAATDLNAQTSGKMDFTPGDRVIFFDSLKNEQVGEFPSKWDLVKGSMEVTEFEGAPAIAWASNQAAIKPLMKSASYLPEWFTLEFEAYFHYKGNEGYYLKLQGTPAIEIRVNIDYIQYKGENSSRSQKTGHTPGWREVALSFNKRALKIYLNGERLVNVPNVTEQPKWMEINALNHSGPQGFPAMIRNVRLAEGGMPLYDRLITDGRFATYGITFDVNKTEIKPASQPVLDEIAAMLKAHPELRVSVEGHTDGDGADDANMKLSQGRAAAVKAELVKAGVAADRLEARGWGETKPVAGNDTPEDKARNRRVEVVQLK
- a CDS encoding T9SS type A sorting domain-containing protein; its protein translation is MARLLSFLVAAATAVTAASAQELQRGEYYFDVDPGFGNGTAITFTQAAEVSLPLSLDVSALAPGGHVLGVRMMDDAGHWGLTSRRLFMVRSMAPGGDIVRVEYFLDVDPGFGNATAMATAAAPEINGLLLNVLTDALAAGPHTLSVRSLSSTGAWSLTNSITFDVFVGIEELERLGIAAGPNPMADELVLRRTSSGARVAVDLLDAQGRLLRSELWSSDRLVLSTGDLSAGSYLLLLRMEGRDPLVLKLVKP
- a CDS encoding GNAT family N-acetyltransferase is translated as MILDFHPITVAQAREIATWRYTGHEKQLFMDPYFTAQDGMGALKGPGGCTGFAVCHERALVGLFEFTFVEQVMWIGMALHPALVGRGHGMDLLQQGIDFGRRTFAYTGAFVALAVDASNAPALKLYQKAGFKEESRCGDTISMRLQLT
- a CDS encoding cupin domain-containing protein produces the protein MRTVLIAIAITAAMHTNAQDPAARLADAAAYDAAKFQNTLVLNNGNAKAMVFALKAGQDVPPHSSPADALFTVLDGEATVTIKDVVHQVAAGEYILLPMGVDHHIKAASDMKFMLVK